The following DNA comes from Alosa alosa isolate M-15738 ecotype Scorff River chromosome 13, AALO_Geno_1.1, whole genome shotgun sequence.
ctactctctcATCTCAgcactctctttcccttcttttGAAGAGCCAGTAAAGAAGCCTCGGATGCGCACAGCTGATGATGTTATCAACAGAATCCGCTGGGACTCAGCGATAGACTCTGCTGATTTTGTGGTGGGTCACATAGACCGCTTCCTTGGAGTGCTAGAGAGGCCATTCGATGAGTTTGCGTGGGACACATCCGTGTCTGACTGCGACTACTCCGAGGAACTGGCCCTCCCCAGACACAGGATCCAGTACTTCACCTACCGGGGGCAGCGTGTGTGGGATCGAGATAACAGGACTGACCGAGTCTTTGGCTCAACAGGACAAACTGTGATGCCCCCTTTTGGTGGTAAAGCCCAACAACAAGGTGAGAGGTCGATATAGGTGAGATCAAAAAGATGAAACAGAACATGCAATGTTTTTCCCATTCTTGGAGCGCACGATTCCAAAACAGAAcatatctttattttttatttttttttattacttattGCATTTTTTACAATGAAGCAGATGTACTGtacttattattattgtcattattattattattattattattattattattattatatataatacgTATATTGCACAGCCTATGAAAATAGCAGTTATTCTTTTCAATGTTATGATCTTTCTAACAGAAGATAAGAGACAACAAGCGGACAACAATCTGGACTCAACATCAACTGAAGAACATCAACAGATGCCACACAGGGAACATGAAGAGAGTTGTGAAAATACCACAGAATGGCCGAATATGGAGCAGGAGAACACAGATCCAGGTGGCACCTCATGTGGCAACCACCAAACAGGAAATGAGATCTCCTCAGATGAACCAGAGTCTGGTGAGCGGCACTCTTTAGAGAATTTATCACAACAGCTGTCAATCTCCCAGAAAGACAACGGCATTAAAGGTGACGCAGAGCAAGAATGGAAAAGTGACTGGGATGGAGCAGAAGAGAAAGAGCACCTGCAATGGGAAGGTGTAACCCCACAATGTCCTAATAGGCAGGTAAAGAAAGCCATTCATATACACGtgtacatataaacacatttattattTGTGTGGATTTGCAAACCTTCTAGAATCATTGTACCAGAGTACTTTGCTCTGAGCCTTTTGCATAGATGGTTAATGAATTCTGTTTCTCATTCAGGTCGGTCCATCCGGAGTACCCCCAGGTCCACAGGAGCTGAGTCCAGAGCCCCAGGTGCCAAAGTCAGTTTCCCAGCCACCGAAACCAGGGCGGGTGAAATGCAGACCCACTCACTTCATTGGCTTTCGGGTCGACTCCCCCGCTGCCCTCCACGCCTTCCAGCGCCTTCAGGCCAAGGTGCTGGCCCACCTGCCTGAGTCGGAACGTCTCTGGCAGAGCCCCGCAAAGCTGCATGTCACCCTGTCCCTGCTGGTTCTCCCTGGACCAGCTGAAGTGTTTGCAGCGGCCGAGCTGCTCCGGACCATCGTGAAGACACTCCGCAAACCGCCCATAACTGTCACTTTCACTCCAAAGCTGAAACATTTTGCTGAGAAGGTTCTGTACTTAGTTCCCCAGCCTCTGTCTGACATCCAGACCCTGAACGCGCCCATTCAGCAGGCATTCAGACAGAAAGGCTGGTTGCATCATAACTCCCGATGCCCCTCCTATCATATGACCCTTGCTAAGGCAGAAGATGATCGGCCATTTGGGAATGTGGGGGTGATCAAGCTGGCGAAGGACATCAACTTTGGGAAACTGGAGGTACAGAAGCTTTATCTTTGCAGTGTTAAGtcaccagagacagagagtggatTCTATGAAACAGTCTGTGCAGTTACCTTCCCGGAAATATAACAGTATGTCTTAACCACGGTTCAAGTGTCATAGGTTAAGACGCTCTGTCCTAAGAAGAAATAAGAATGTCATTGTGTCTGATTATATGCAATACGTGAAATCAACTTTACTTGTGGTGTATATGTAATTAACTGGTGGGAAATCACTTTGGCCATAACCGTTGAGACCAGTGATGTAGAAAGGCATGTTAAAATAAATCATGAGTAAATATTTAAAGATACTTTGCATAattttatacatttataatCTTTCAGAGCTGCCCATAGGTTTTGACAGTAAAATATGTATGACATGAAATGGTATGAATCTACAACAAGGCTTTTGAAATGTGTTTTACTGCCATTAAAGTTAAGCCCCTTTACAAGCCACATCCGTGTATACTTCTTTTCTTGAAATGTTTGCTGGAAAAATGACTTTTAATTCTAGAATGCTTTTGCTTTGTAAGAGCAGGTGCTCTGAGcatctgctgtgctgtgtctgtgcagCATTTGTGCAGGAGACTCTTATTCTGAGGGCTATTTCCCTCAGCAACTCTTGCATACATAATATAATTTTCCCCTCCTTTCCCTTTCCTCTGAGATACACGCACACTATACATATGAGTCAGTGTgcattcgctctctctctctctctttcactcccctccccctcactctctgccagtgacacagaaaaactacCCCCCCCGTAGCGCATTCATGCCCCCCTCCCTCATCTCCCAtggcacacaaacacccagctctcactctccctcccttgccttgctttgtttttattgtatttttttaaatcccTCTTTCTCGGCCAGACCATTCGGCCAGTGAAAGAGAAAGCATCCCTCTGTCCCCTTTTTACAAAAGGAACCACTTGCACCCAGTCAATTTGTTCCATTCATACAGTGTTTTTAAGAagtaatatttttttgcaaCTGGGGACGATCCACAAAGAGGTTTTGTCTACAAAATAATTGTGAGTTGTTTCTGTTGCTGTCACCCTAATGCACTCTCTGGACTCTCGATCTCTTGCTTGTACTGAGTGATCACCAGCCTGCCTCCTTTCTACACTCTGTATCTGTGTTGCTTTCTCCCAGCCCCctcctcacccccacccacccatttTCAGTCTCCATCCAAGTGTGTTCTTTTGCTCTCTGACTGTCTAAATATATGTGCATATctacctccctccatctctctgaacCACAGCCAACTCAAGTCCTGGTCAGTGGCTCAAGTCTCAGGATACCCCCATTTTGCCTTCTTTTGCGATTTGGGGGGTTGTCCAAAAGACAACATACAACATCGATtttgactgattttttttttttatttttggttcCTCTTTCTGCAAAAACATTACTTCGTTTGTTTTTATTGCTCTGCTTGGTATTCTTTTAGGTGGAGCAAAGCTCATTGCCAGCGGTGAGGCTGTAGTGTGTGAAGTTCTTAATTGTAAGAGGCGCGGACCAGTGGAAGACCCCTGGCTAACAACTCCTTCCTCACTGCACGAGACATGGAAGATGATGCCGATGATTAAGCTCGTTAGTGGAATAATGATCTGACAGTGGAATTGTGCCGATTATTTTGGTGAAATTGATAGATGCGCTTCGGGAATTTCAGGAGCCTGTTCTCCTTCACTTAAAGAGCCTCCTGGGATCCTCCTCCGTGTtaatccctctccatctctccaagTGCCACTCCGAACAGGAAAAATCCACAAGAGCGAGAACACTGCATTTTCTACACCAGCGCGACGTTTTGATTTTCATATTTttggttctctctcttttttgattTGAACAGCCTCTGATTCATGATGATTTTTTTCAGCGGACAACCCGCCTTAATTGTCAGCACTATATTCCAGTGATTTTACAAATAAGTCGAGAGAAACTGAGAAGGGGAAATCAAATAGTGATTCTAAAAGTGCACAGTTCAAGGTTAGTCAACACTTACGTTATTTATAGTTTTGCCACATGCAGGCTATGTGATGAACGGTATGTTATCCATAATTAATTAGCCAACCTTGTATGTGAATGCCTGTGGTTGTGTTGTGCCTTTGTAGAATTTCAAAACAGTGAAGACTGcaatgcatttttttgtttgaaatgtAGTTTTGGCCATGGTGTAAGCTATGCAGACGTTtattttagcctattcacagatgtagcctacagtgcccTCCCTTTGCAAGTGCATGGCTATGGTATTGGTTATgggatgtaggctagcctatttgaTGACACTGGAATTGCTGTTTGAATGGCAAAATCATTTTGTCGGCGCGTAATGGACCATGCTTATCCAGATCTTTATAATCTTTATTAGCTGTACAATTATCCCTCGAGTAACTCATTGCACTTTGCTCCTAAACTCACTCGGATTCAGTGAAATTTTAACCTGTCTTGGCTCGTTAAAATATTAGAAATAATGGTATTTTATCTTCTTGTCAGCATAGAAAGGAACGAACATTCATGATAATCCGGGCGTCTATATGCAAATAGCTCACGTTTCTCAGAATGCAGTCTTTGAATCATTGAGATGTCTCCTACAATGGCTGAAAGAAATGAAAGTAGAATTTGTCATGTAGTGTGAGAAAACGATGGTTAAATCTTAATGAAGATGAAATTACTGTGACAGTTGGAATTGTGTCCCATTTTTTAGGATTTTCCTCATCAATGTCCTATATTATGGTAGACATTGGCTTGTTATTGATGTTGCCTTCCCAGTGTTTTAATATTACATTAATTCATGCAGCAGGGCCACAACTGCTCAAAATTGGAAGGTATTCAAAACATTTGTAACCCTGTAAGCTATCTGTGACAAAAAATAGTTTACACATCACGTCCATCACGTGAGACCCCCCAACTCACAATTGTTTGCCTCTCATGTTATGCAATGATGGCCATCCAAATAATGAGCTGCCAGGAGACATCACATCAAGGCCAGCTTTACCATCTCCTCTGACTGCTTAACAACAGCTTTGAGGGTCCCGCCTCCACAAGGGGTTGAGTAGCCTAGGAATGAGTCACTTAGTCCCTTTAATGTTGCCTAATTGCTGTTTTAATGTTTCATTAAATGTAATTGGATGGTAGTGTGTTGGTTTTGCCTTTATGACAACGCTTGCCCTTGCCTGTACTTTACAATGTCATACAATCCAGAAGTAATAGATCATTTGAGAATTGAGTCAATTATTGCTGAACACGTATCATTGCATCGATTGAAAGGTTGCAGGCGATTACTTTAGAGGAGCTGTTTGATTCAGAGTAGACCTTTGGGTGTGTCCAGTTTAGATTCTAACACTGTAACAGCGTCCTCTGTCCTCCCTGGGCGGGTGTAGGCCCAGCTCCATACATTAGCCCATGTGGATCTGGCAAGTCTGCTTATCTATGGAAAACTTTTTGTGTTTGGTAAAATGTTCTACATTGTCCGGTCTCTGTGTGAACTCTGACCTTACCACCTTGTTGTTATTGCTTCACATGAAAGGTCTCccatattgacacacacacacatattacattaagcagacacttcttgaccaaagtgacttacatatgtcagctatattacaagggattacattgtccccggagcaacttggggttaagtgccttgctcaagcgcacaacggtggaagctgggaattgaaccgacaactttcaggctactagcatgctagcccagctccttaaccactacactaccatcgCCCCATATTGCAGTGTGCTTAACCACTacacataccccacacacagTTTTTATGGAACCATGCTTTTGTTTTCAGAGTAAACATAATTCTTTTGATTGGAAAGGCCATATACGGCCAGTGATTTTGGGAAATGCATGCATCTTCGATTGTGTTACTGTTACACACCATGGTTGGGTGTAGCAGTTTACTGTTCAGGTCTGATAGATATGCAATAGTGAAGAGGAGTCTGTTTGCAGTTCAGACCATCCATTAACAGTAAGTGGTCACCCTGGGCTATAGATCTGGACATTCCTGGTTTGATGAATGGTCTGGCCAGTTTCCACAGTTGTCTTGAGGCCTGTGGTCTTAAACAGTCCCATCCTGATCTCTTAATCTGCACCATCACCCTCATCTCAACCAGCCTGCCTCCTCCCGTCATTGTAATGAAAATCTCAGTTTTATCAACCGACCATCCCATGTCCGTATTAACCTACttttcactctctgtctctcattctctctgtctgtctctcattctctctgtcactttctcattctctctgtctgtctgcctccatGGAATCATTGTTTTCCTCGGTGAAAAGGGatttattttgtttcaattAATGTTATTCTCTGATGTAATTCACATAATTGTCTAGATTTGTGATCATGAATCATGAACATGAATGTTGAAATATTTGGAATaccaaatctctctcttccgttTTGTCTCCTCTATTCAATCTCTCCACCATATGTTTAGATTTGGGGTGGTCACCAGGGATTTAAGCCATCATGGCAACCGTCCCCAGCTACACCCCATCAATATGGGTCCGGCTGTGTCATGCCCTTCCTCGTCTGGACCTCACAATGCAGATGCGGGATAATGCGTTCACACCAGACAGCTGGGAGTACCAGCAGGTAAGTGTCTTTCCCCCTCCACTTTCCTCCCTCAGCATTTCTCTATGCAGTAAGATTGAGGGAAATGCATTAAGAAAGTTCCAGCAACCTAATAGGAAGTTCACTTtgggactgactgactgactgacacacacacacacacacacacacacacacacacacacacacacacacactctctcagacaAAGTGCCTCATATCTTAGTCTATCAATATAGTGGCTAAATGGATATGATGGTTATGGTTTCCCCTCAATTTACAAACCTCAGCCAAAATGTAAAAGCCATTGCACTTCTCTGGTCATGCAATCATTTCTCTGTCATGATTTTGTCATTATAGATTGAGGATGGGTTATATGTAGCTTTCTTCAGTTATTGTTTCTATTCCTCATCTGTTGGACATGTGAAAATGCATGCCTCCTCTGTGCATGTTACACTAATGTTGCAAACTCTCATGAGGGATCTGTCAGCGTTACAGCCGAAGGACTGAAAACACAACAGTTTCATAGATTAATTGAATTTCACGTTTCATATCTCGCCTTGTTGGATGCGGCACGCTTTGAACTGCGGAGGCATCAAATGCACAGCCGCCACATTCGCGCTGACTTCGGGGCAGAACGCAGTCATGGCTGTAATTACCATGCAATGTCTTCGCCGCAGAAACGAGGCAGAGCATCTTTAAGACCCCCCTTCTGCAGAGCCCTGCTCGCGCTGAGCGCTCCCCTGCTGCGGAGGAGGATGAGATTCCCACAGTACATTATCTACAGAGTGCAGCTCCAGAGGAGAAAACAGAGGAGCATGTCCACTCGCCGAGGAGAGGGGAGCTTGAAAGGGAGAGagcgaaaagagagagagggagagagagcgaaagagagagagagagagagagagcgaaagagagagagggagagagagcgaaagagagagagggagagtgcaaGTGACTACAAGAACGGAAgagcagagaagaagagagcaaagaggaagcaagaaagagcagagagagggggagcgagagagacagagagaaggagagagtaagagaaagaggtagagagagaaagaaagaggtagagagagagtggcagtgAATGTATTTAAGTAGGTCAGAGATTATTAATAGAGATCCAGTGGCgtggatagaaagagagagagagagagagagagagtggagtggagcggGAGGGAGGCTGGCAGGGCAGGGGATGACTGTGGTGAGGAGACTGCAGGCGAGAGGGAATGTTGGGAAAAGgggatagaggaggaggaggggagaagaaaaAGGCTGCAGAGGGATAAggtagagaggagagtgagcgagcgagagatGGGCAGGGGTAATATGACAGATGGCAGGGATAATATTGCAGATATGGACTGTATGGGCGCATCCTTGGTGTATAATCATGGAGCATGATTGACAGTGCAAAGTTTAAAGTGGGCATTTTAATTGTATGTCAGCCCCCACATACTGGCTGCATGGAATGTTCCAAGCCATCATCAGTTACCTGCCAACACAGAGGCAGGAAAAAATCCCTCAGTTGCATATCGGCTATACAACTGAGTGTGATGTCAGCCTCTAACTGATCCTGCTGCTTCCCCCAGTAGTGCTCCAGTCTGTGATGAAATATCGAGGATCATATCTCATTCCTCCAGATGTCCAGTGtcattcaatattttacacagtTGTCTTTGTGAAAATGAttgattctttctctctcactctctctctcctctctctctctctctctctctttctctcctctctaattccccactcctccctccctgcccTCGCTTTGTCTTGTAGACGCTGCTTGTCCTCTCCAGCTTCTCTGCCATCGCGCTCATACTCTCGCTCCTCGTCGTCCTCTCCTTCCTCATTCACTACTGTTGCTGTCACCGTGGTGACTCAGGCAATGCCTccgatgaagaggaggaagatgatgatgctAGTGGTGGTCACGGATACAGTGGGAGAAAGGGAAGGGGCATCTGTTGTGTCACATGGGTTTCTGTGGCAGCGGTCACCCTTTGCTGGTAATAATGACCAATATTACATCACACACCATTAAGACGTTGCATTAGACCAATAATGTGTCATCCCTTGATGGATTTCAAATCTCTAGAAAGCTGGACCTCTCTTATATAGTGTAGATATGCTTTACAATAGAAAGAGAtacttacatttacattacatttattcatttagcttttatccaaagtgacttgcaCATGTCAATAATATTACAAGGCCTTTTGGGGTTTGGAGctcttggggttaagtgcctcgctcaagggcacaatggtggaagctgaGTATTGAACTCACAACTTTAcagactactgcatgctagcccagctactTAGCGgctacgctaccaccgcccGATTATTATAGACATTGCTCTTTAAATGGGCAATGCTCTGCAGTTTGTATCAGCAGTGTAGGCTTGGTCAACTTGTAACAGAAGCAAAGTTATTTGCATGTTACCCATTGGGCCGTTAAGAAATCTGCTGAATCAACCATGGTATAAATGCAAGTGTGACCTGATTACTTCTTCTGAAAGCAATGGAGTGGGACGTTGGTAAGCACCTCTGACACTACGATGCTGTGCATTGTTATGGGCCCTGGCAGGCAGTTGAAGTGTACAGCTATGAACCTTATTCACCCGCAGCCGCCATCTTTCCCTTAGGTAATAGGAGACCTTTGTTCAACAGCTGTTTGGCGTAACGTTTCACACCATGTCTTCATTCATTGTCTGACCTAATCTGTCATTTTTATGATGAGTAATGATGTGAGGCTTTTGTGGTGAATGCTCAGACATGTCACTATTACTTCCTTTTCCACAAAATGGAGTCAGCTCCCCAGAGTCACTGGACTAGCCCGCTGTGGGAAGCCCACTCTTCTCTCATccttttgttttgccttgaatTCTGCAGTGTCTCCTGCCTCTCACACGCATGACTTACATAATGGCTTTAGTGGTGAACTTCATCAAAGACTTAATTGTGCCCCCAAAAGAGCAATGCAGATTCTCACATGACGGTCTCTGCTGTAGTAAGATGCATTATTCATCATCTCCTGCGAAATGAATTATTGAGCGAAACAATTAAGCACATTCAACAAAAGACTTCAGCGCAGCCACGTCGAGACAACTCTTGTCACACGGCAGCAACGGGCGACATGTAAACAGCGCTCCACGTCCAGAAACCAGAAGGTTTTGTCATGGCCCTTAAGTCGCCTAATCCACGGCTGGCGCAGACCAGGGCCGGGTCGCCAGGATGCCATTTATTTGTGTCAGCGCCGTAGAGCTGTGGCAGAGTATGGGAGGGGCTGGGGGATTTGATTTCTGCTTCCATGATGTCATCATATGCCACCTTTCTGATGGCTGTGTGCTTACATTGCCCTGAAGGCCCCAGCAATGTCACGCCTGTGACATCTCCTCtgattcacacactcacacacactctctctctctctcacacacacacacacacacacacacacacacacacacacacacactgattttttttacatgtGATGGCCTCTGAAAAGGGGAAAGCAGTGACTTATGTCTTATATGAGCAAAAAAGACATGAAGACATGGTGATGCACATGGTGGCTGTGTGTAATACAATGGAATAACCatggcaaacaaacacacccctcctttcctctctctgctctttaaTCTGGGTCACATACTTTGTGAGAGATTGGGCCGTACCATTCCCTACCAGGGGCGAGGGGATTTGGCTAACATCTGGCTCAAACTCTAATCTGAATATTTGAATATGAGAGATATGTGTAAATAAGGTTCTGCTTCCTTTTGAATTTTCACAATACTCAAAAGACAAAAAGTAGAATAGTTCTGTTACAGTTGATGTCATCTTCAAAATGTTGTTATATTCCTGTTGCATCCTATCACTTGCTGctttgaaatatattttaatatgtgCATAGAAACTGAATTAAACATTACCACCCCCTTGTCCTTTTCATTtattctcttctctgtgtcctctctctcttctcactctctctcactttcacactccccctcctctctctatctctccctttccctctttctcattctctcctcgtGCTTCTCCCCTTTTACAGTGTTGCCATAGGCGTTGGTTTCTATGGCAACAGCGAGGCCAACGATGGGATGTATCAGTTGACCTCGTCTCTGCTCACAGCCAATTACACGCTGGCTTCCATCGATCTGCTGGTGAGGGTCTACTGCAAGAGCACTGCTTCAAAGAGATGCTGAATGTTAACACCCAGCAGctgcctctatgtgtgtgtgtgtgtgtgtgtgtgtgtgtgtgtgagagagagagaaagtgtatgCACATGTACTTGTGCCACAGAGTGTAATATTCTCATATCGATCAGGCTGTTCAGTCATGCATCAGTGAATCCCTGATGGCCCACTCTGATATGTGACCTTCCCCTCTCGCTCTGTTTCTGTtattctatccctctcttttcacTCCTCTTGTATGATTTCTGTCCCTTTTTTACTTCAATGTATGCTGCTTGATGACCTCCTTCATTTTTGGAACTTTTACGTTGTTTTTTCAACGTCCATGAAATTCTCTTTTTTTACACATCCTTTTTTAATATTaaatgcattctctctctctctctcttgctctctctttcttcctcctccactaTTCCC
Coding sequences within:
- the leng9 gene encoding leukocyte receptor cluster member 9 isoform X1, whose product is MESSLVTEQTDSKVLSDSTNPLSDDATVVNKDGIKEADWARQEEEGANLCRHFLRGRCHFGDRCRLSHSMPSSDTIEMPEEDLECWDDSEKEEKNKKNRKKMSKSPKKVKESENNEPVKKPRMRTADDVINRIRWDSAIDSADFVVGHIDRFLGVLERPFDEFAWDTSVSDCDYSEELALPRHRIQYFTYRGQRVWDRDNRTDRVFGSTGQTVMPPFGGKAQQQEDKRQQADNNLDSTSTEEHQQMPHREHEESCENTTEWPNMEQENTDPGGTSCGNHQTGNEISSDEPESGERHSLENLSQQLSISQKDNGIKGDAEQEWKSDWDGAEEKEHLQWEGVTPQCPNRQVGPSGVPPGPQELSPEPQVPKSVSQPPKPGRVKCRPTHFIGFRVDSPAALHAFQRLQAKVLAHLPESERLWQSPAKLHVTLSLLVLPGPAEVFAAAELLRTIVKTLRKPPITVTFTPKLKHFAEKVLYLVPQPLSDIQTLNAPIQQAFRQKGWLHHNSRCPSYHMTLAKAEDDRPFGNVGVIKLAKDINFGKLEVQKLYLCSVKSPETESGFYETVCAVTFPEI
- the leng9 gene encoding leukocyte receptor cluster member 9 isoform X3, translating into MPSSDTIEMPEEDLECWDDSEKEEKNKKNRKKMSKSPKKVKESENNEPVKKPRMRTADDVINRIRWDSAIDSADFVVGHIDRFLGVLERPFDEFAWDTSVSDCDYSEELALPRHRIQYFTYRGQRVWDRDNRTDRVFGSTGQTVMPPFGGKAQQQEDKRQQADNNLDSTSTEEHQQMPHREHEESCENTTEWPNMEQENTDPGGTSCGNHQTGNEISSDEPESGERHSLENLSQQLSISQKDNGIKGDAEQEWKSDWDGAEEKEHLQWEGVTPQCPNRQVGPSGVPPGPQELSPEPQVPKSVSQPPKPGRVKCRPTHFIGFRVDSPAALHAFQRLQAKVLAHLPESERLWQSPAKLHVTLSLLVLPGPAEVFAAAELLRTIVKTLRKPPITVTFTPKLKHFAEKVLYLVPQPLSDIQTLNAPIQQAFRQKGWLHHNSRCPSYHMTLAKAEDDRPFGNVGVIKLAKDINFGKLEVQKLYLCSVKSPETESGFYETVCAVTFPEI
- the leng9 gene encoding leukocyte receptor cluster member 9 isoform X2; the encoded protein is MESSLVTEQTDSKVLSDSTNPLSDDATVVNKDGIKEADWARQEEEGANLCRHFLRGRCHFGDRCRLSHSMPSSDTIEMPEEDLECWDDSEKEEKNKKNRKKMSKSPKKVKESENNEPVKKPRMRTADDVINRIRWDSAIDSADFVVGHIDRFLGVLERPFDEFAWDTSVSDCDYSEELALPRHRIQYFTYRGQRVWDRDNRTDRVFGSTGQTVMPPFGGKAQQQDKRQQADNNLDSTSTEEHQQMPHREHEESCENTTEWPNMEQENTDPGGTSCGNHQTGNEISSDEPESGERHSLENLSQQLSISQKDNGIKGDAEQEWKSDWDGAEEKEHLQWEGVTPQCPNRQVGPSGVPPGPQELSPEPQVPKSVSQPPKPGRVKCRPTHFIGFRVDSPAALHAFQRLQAKVLAHLPESERLWQSPAKLHVTLSLLVLPGPAEVFAAAELLRTIVKTLRKPPITVTFTPKLKHFAEKVLYLVPQPLSDIQTLNAPIQQAFRQKGWLHHNSRCPSYHMTLAKAEDDRPFGNVGVIKLAKDINFGKLEVQKLYLCSVKSPETESGFYETVCAVTFPEI